One region of Gigantopelta aegis isolate Gae_Host chromosome 7, Gae_host_genome, whole genome shotgun sequence genomic DNA includes:
- the LOC121378027 gene encoding techylectin-5A-like, with protein NLRIVHLNVLGNENIHRLTHQRPYQLRVDLEDWQGNKKYAIYDYFSIGPVTDYYRLFVIGYSGDAGDSFSRHHGSQFSAKNLDKDTYSGHCAKKYNGAWWYESCHSSNLNGLYLKGSHTSNANGVNWEAFKGYHYSLKKTEMKIRPMKHLLTEQQRKPTKKTTRCNSTVASHLTE; from the exons AATCTCAGGATAGTCCATTTAAACGTTTTAGGTAATGAAAACATCCATCGTCTGACCCACCAAAGACCGTATCAACTAAGGGTGGACCTGGAAGACTGGCAAGGAAATAAGAAGTATGCTATCTACGACTACTTCTCTATTGGTCCCGTTACCGACTACTACCGACTGTTTGTTATTGGTTACAGCGGTGATGCGG GGGACAGTTTCTCACGTCACCATGGATCCCAGTTCAGTGCTAAAAATCTCGATAAAGATACATATTCTGGACACTGTGCCAAGAAATATAATGGAGCGTGGTGGTATGAGAGTTGCCATTCTTCTAACCTCAACGGTCTCTACCTGAAGGGAAGTCACACCTCCAACGCCAACGGTGTAAACTGGGAAGCGTTTAAAGGTTACCACTACTCATTGAAGAAAACGGAAATGAAAATCCGACCAATGAAGCACCTTCTTACAGAACAACAAAGAAAaccaacaaagaaaacaacaagaTGCAATTCGACTGTTGCATCACATCTAAcagaataa